The following are encoded together in the Cyanobacterium aponinum PCC 10605 genome:
- a CDS encoding SGNH/GDSL hydrolase family protein, translating to MTVIFFGDSLFDIGNLTTLATPFGVELYPAPFYNDGKASNGQVLSEAIAARIGVDVESLIPYSSPTSPLNPLEENIVYAIAGATTGVFGSAGLNLQDFSIGLASQIQIFLENLPSNNTNAETIEVFITAGSNDILEILANPNFANIFITPENDDNEALINNTVNNIVNNISQGIYSIENQTGDIFVVGVSPLGDIPFALQIDQQIDNNIPLDLAGQTNQLLNTIAQQVNQELINIFDNPLNDVANVTIIDGFEVFTNAVNNRQNDLESPLINQISYQNYLAGNTGLGENLTVEDFFFLDGSHPTSVSNDYLADEIISQISESKLDTPIYRFQNRNIEGAYLYVGEEERQSVLANYPDFVEEGLAFNVADESDDELMPIYRFQNLNLQGAYLYVGEEERQNILENNSNFVEEGIAFYVYGVNSNQADSIYRFQNQNTPGAYLYVGETERQDILANYSNFQEEGIAFEALI from the coding sequence ATGACAGTTATTTTTTTTGGAGACAGTTTATTTGATATTGGTAATTTGACCACTCTTGCCACTCCTTTTGGCGTTGAACTCTATCCTGCTCCCTTCTACAATGATGGAAAAGCATCCAACGGACAGGTTTTATCAGAAGCGATCGCAGCTAGAATAGGGGTAGATGTAGAATCCCTTATTCCTTACTCTAGTCCAACATCTCCTTTAAATCCTCTTGAAGAAAATATAGTTTATGCCATTGCTGGTGCAACCACAGGGGTTTTTGGTTCAGCAGGACTTAATTTACAAGACTTTTCCATAGGCTTAGCTTCTCAAATACAAATATTTTTGGAGAATTTACCATCAAATAACACAAATGCCGAAACCATAGAAGTTTTTATTACGGCTGGAAGTAATGATATTTTAGAAATACTTGCCAATCCTAATTTTGCAAATATTTTCATTACCCCCGAAAATGATGATAACGAGGCTTTAATTAACAATACCGTTAACAACATTGTTAATAATATTTCTCAAGGGATATATTCCATAGAAAACCAGACAGGGGATATTTTCGTCGTGGGAGTTTCTCCTCTAGGAGATATACCCTTTGCCTTGCAAATAGACCAACAAATAGATAATAACATTCCTCTTGATCTTGCGGGACAAACTAATCAGCTTTTAAATACCATTGCACAGCAGGTTAATCAAGAATTAATCAACATTTTTGATAATCCTCTCAATGACGTTGCCAATGTCACAATAATTGATGGTTTTGAAGTCTTTACCAATGCCGTTAATAACCGACAAAATGACCTAGAAAGCCCTCTGATTAATCAAATTAGCTATCAAAATTATCTCGCTGGGAATACTGGTTTAGGAGAAAATTTGACCGTAGAAGATTTCTTTTTCCTTGATGGTAGCCATCCCACTTCTGTTTCTAATGATTATTTAGCCGATGAAATTATCTCCCAAATATCTGAATCAAAACTAGATACTCCTATCTATCGCTTTCAAAATCGCAACATTGAAGGTGCATATCTATACGTGGGAGAAGAGGAAAGACAAAGCGTTTTAGCCAATTACCCGGATTTTGTTGAAGAAGGATTAGCATTTAATGTTGCCGATGAATCTGATGATGAATTAATGCCTATTTACCGTTTTCAAAATCTGAATCTTCAAGGTGCATATTTGTATGTGGGAGAAGAAGAAAGACAAAATATCCTCGAAAACAACTCCAATTTTGTCGAAGAGGGTATCGCCTTTTATGTGTATGGAGTTAATAGTAATCAAGCAGATAGTATCTATCGATTTCAAAATCAAAATACTCCCGGTGCTTATCTCTATGTTGGCGAAACGGAAAGACAAGACATTCTTGCTAACTATAGCAATTTTCAAGAAGAAGGTATTGCTTTTGAGGCTCTTATCTAA
- a CDS encoding DUF427 domain-containing protein — MTKAIWKGVIVAESDNCEIVEGNSYFPPDSIKSEYFISSDTHTTCGWKGVASYYTLKVNGEENKDAAWYYPNPKEKALNIKGYVAFWRGVKIEN; from the coding sequence ATGACAAAAGCAATTTGGAAAGGAGTTATTGTTGCCGAAAGTGACAATTGCGAAATAGTTGAAGGAAATAGCTATTTTCCCCCTGATAGCATTAAATCAGAGTATTTTATTTCTAGTGATACTCACACTACCTGCGGTTGGAAAGGTGTTGCTAGTTACTACACATTAAAAGTAAATGGGGAAGAAAATAAAGATGCCGCTTGGTATTACCCCAATCCGAAAGAAAAAGCGTTAAATATCAAAGGTTATGTTGCTTTTTGGCGTGGAGTCAAAATAGAAAATTAA
- a CDS encoding Coenzyme F420 hydrogenase/dehydrogenase, beta subunit C-terminal domain, which translates to MTVINSHRKAKALKQGSRRPAKDLCSECGLCDTYYIHYVKEACAFINQQITELETIAHGRSRDLNNENDLYFGVHQEMMSAKKIEPIEGAQWTGIVSTIACEMLTQGLVEGVVCVQNSDEDRFQPKPIIATTTEEILGAKVNKPTLSPNLSVLEQIEQSGMKRLLVIGVGCQIQALRAVEDKLGLEKLYVLGTPCVDNVTRAGLQKFLETTSKSPDTVVAYEFMQDFRVHFKHEDGSVEKVPFFGLKTNQLKDVFAPSCMTCFDYVNSLADLVVGYMGAPFGWQWIVVRNDIGREMLDLVKNQLHTQPVISRGDRTQAVQNSIPAYDQGVTLPMWAAKLMGVVIEKVGPKGLEYARFSIDSHFTRNYLYVKRNYPEKLKDHVPEYAEKIVSQYKLPD; encoded by the coding sequence ATGACCGTAATCAATTCTCATCGTAAAGCTAAAGCCTTAAAACAAGGTAGTCGTCGCCCTGCAAAAGACTTATGTAGTGAATGCGGATTGTGCGATACCTATTATATCCACTATGTAAAAGAAGCCTGTGCTTTTATTAATCAACAGATTACTGAATTAGAAACCATTGCCCATGGGCGTAGTCGAGACTTAAACAACGAAAATGACCTTTATTTTGGAGTGCATCAGGAAATGATGTCTGCAAAAAAAATTGAACCCATTGAAGGGGCGCAGTGGACTGGTATTGTGAGTACGATCGCCTGTGAAATGTTAACCCAGGGGCTTGTAGAAGGAGTTGTGTGCGTTCAAAACAGTGATGAAGATCGTTTTCAACCTAAACCGATTATTGCCACCACTACAGAGGAAATTCTGGGAGCAAAGGTGAATAAACCTACTCTATCCCCTAATTTATCGGTGCTTGAACAGATTGAACAGTCGGGGATGAAACGCTTATTGGTAATTGGGGTTGGTTGTCAAATTCAGGCTTTAAGGGCAGTAGAGGATAAGTTAGGCTTAGAAAAACTCTATGTTTTAGGTACTCCTTGTGTAGATAATGTCACCCGTGCAGGATTGCAGAAATTTTTAGAGACTACCAGTAAGTCTCCTGATACTGTTGTCGCTTATGAGTTTATGCAGGATTTTCGGGTACATTTTAAACATGAAGATGGCAGTGTGGAAAAAGTACCTTTCTTTGGTTTAAAAACTAATCAATTAAAGGATGTTTTTGCTCCTTCTTGTATGACCTGTTTTGATTATGTCAACTCCCTTGCGGACTTGGTAGTGGGCTATATGGGAGCGCCTTTTGGTTGGCAGTGGATTGTTGTTCGTAATGATATTGGTAGGGAAATGCTTGATTTGGTAAAAAACCAGTTGCACACTCAACCTGTTATCTCAAGAGGCGATCGCACCCAAGCCGTACAAAACAGTATTCCTGCTTATGATCAAGGCGTAACACTACCCATGTGGGCGGCAAAACTAATGGGAGTAGTGATAGAAAAAGTAGGACCAAAAGGCTTAGAATATGCCCGTTTTTCCATTGACTCTCACTTTACCCGCAATTATCTTTATGTTAAACGTAATTATCCAGAAAAACTAAAAGATCACGTTCCTGAGTATGCGGAAAAAATTGTTTCTCAATATAAACTTCCTGATTAA
- a CDS encoding ABC transporter ATP-binding protein: protein MQLVVSNNELVIKIMAQLKLENLKKQFAPNVIPVKDISLTVNDGDFITLLGPSGCGKSTLLRLIAGLEKPTNGKVILDEKELNNIPPGDRNMAMVFQSYALYPHMSVFDNIASALKIRKIPPEEIKNRVSVVSSNLGLTDLLNRKPKQLSGGQRQRVALARALVRKPDVFLLDEPLSNLDALLREKVRAELKQLFANQNKPVIYVTHDQTEAMTLSSKVVVLLDGLIQQIDTPDRIYNQPANKFVAGFVGSPQMNLLNLECKQGSALLGETIIPLPKGNESLSEVDLGIRPEDITLATENHKITVTGKVLLTENFGRELLVSVEIPNSNHFLRILINPELQWNENNIKLALNPNKLHWFCTNTGNSILSGINN from the coding sequence TTGCAATTAGTAGTTAGTAATAATGAATTAGTGATTAAAATTATGGCACAATTAAAACTAGAAAATCTCAAAAAACAATTTGCACCCAATGTAATTCCCGTCAAAGATATTAGTTTGACTGTTAATGATGGTGATTTTATCACTCTTTTAGGACCTTCTGGATGCGGAAAATCTACCTTACTCCGTCTGATAGCAGGATTGGAAAAACCTACCAATGGTAAAGTTATCCTTGATGAAAAAGAGTTAAACAATATTCCTCCGGGCGATCGCAACATGGCTATGGTATTTCAAAGCTACGCTTTATATCCCCACATGAGTGTATTTGACAATATCGCCTCTGCCCTAAAAATAAGAAAAATTCCTCCAGAAGAAATCAAAAATAGAGTTAGTGTGGTTAGTAGTAACTTAGGCTTAACCGATTTACTCAATCGCAAACCAAAACAACTTTCAGGAGGGCAACGACAAAGAGTAGCCTTAGCCCGTGCTTTAGTCAGAAAGCCAGATGTTTTTCTTTTAGATGAACCTTTAAGTAATTTAGACGCATTATTGAGAGAAAAAGTAAGGGCAGAATTAAAACAACTATTTGCTAATCAAAATAAACCAGTAATTTACGTTACCCATGATCAAACTGAAGCCATGACCCTATCAAGTAAAGTAGTGGTATTATTAGATGGGTTAATCCAGCAAATTGATACACCTGATCGCATCTATAATCAACCAGCCAATAAATTTGTGGCAGGATTTGTCGGTAGTCCACAAATGAATCTTTTAAACCTAGAATGTAAACAAGGGAGTGCTTTACTAGGAGAAACAATCATACCCCTTCCTAAAGGTAATGAATCTCTTTCCGAAGTTGATTTAGGTATTCGCCCTGAAGACATTACCCTTGCTACGGAAAACCATAAAATAACCGTAACAGGCAAAGTTTTATTAACCGAAAATTTCGGGCGGGAATTATTAGTTAGTGTCGAAATTCCCAACTCCAATCACTTCCTAAGAATATTAATCAATCCTGAACTACAATGGAATGAAAATAATATTAAATTAGCCTTAAATCCGAATAAATTACACTGGTTTTGTACAAATACAGGTAATTCAATCCTATCAGGAATTAATAATTAA
- a CDS encoding carbohydrate ABC transporter permease, protein MRLSTNNYNQEKYIGWWLIIPALIILTLVFIYPITRAFWMSFFQQNLGTELESIFAGFSNYSRLLGDGRFWQSLRNTTIFTAVSLTLELILGMVFALILNQAFFARGIVRTTALIPWALPTAIMGLAWAWIFNDQYGIVNDILMRLGFISENINWLGEPNRAMLSLIVADVWKTTPFIAIILLAGLQSIPSDLYEAHQMDGASPWQSFWQITIPLLTPQILIALLFRFAQSFGVFDLVQVMTGGGPAGSTEMVAIYIYATVRRYLDFGYGASLVVVTFLLLILVVALTFFLISKLQKN, encoded by the coding sequence ATGAGATTATCAACAAATAATTATAACCAAGAAAAATATATCGGTTGGTGGTTGATAATTCCTGCGTTAATTATTCTGACTCTCGTTTTTATTTACCCTATTACCCGTGCTTTCTGGATGAGTTTTTTTCAACAGAATTTAGGTACGGAATTAGAATCAATTTTTGCTGGTTTTAGTAACTACAGCCGATTATTAGGAGATGGGCGTTTCTGGCAAAGTTTAAGAAATACGACTATTTTTACCGCCGTTAGTCTCACCCTTGAGTTAATTCTGGGAATGGTTTTTGCTTTGATTCTCAATCAAGCATTTTTTGCAAGAGGAATTGTGCGTACAACTGCTTTGATTCCTTGGGCTTTACCTACTGCGATTATGGGTTTAGCGTGGGCATGGATTTTTAATGACCAATATGGAATCGTTAATGATATTTTAATGCGTTTAGGTTTCATTTCTGAAAATATTAATTGGTTGGGTGAACCTAATCGGGCGATGTTATCTCTTATCGTGGCTGATGTGTGGAAAACAACTCCCTTTATTGCCATTATTCTATTAGCAGGATTACAATCTATTCCCTCAGATTTGTATGAAGCCCACCAGATGGATGGTGCATCTCCATGGCAGAGTTTTTGGCAAATTACGATTCCTTTGCTAACTCCCCAAATTTTGATTGCTCTTTTATTCCGTTTTGCTCAATCTTTCGGAGTATTTGATTTAGTGCAAGTAATGACTGGGGGCGGTCCTGCGGGTAGTACGGAAATGGTAGCCATTTATATTTATGCTACAGTTCGTCGTTATCTGGATTTTGGCTATGGTGCTTCTTTAGTTGTTGTTACTTTTTTACTGTTAATTTTAGTGGTTGCTTTGACATTTTTTCTGATTTCTAAATTACAAAAAAATTGA
- a CDS encoding inositol monophosphatase family protein, whose product MSESSNLLKKQKLLDIAILAAQEGGAILKQYWGKQLDIREKGRSGDLITEVDQKSEEKVLSVIKRHYPDHGILAEESGTIGIQESEYLWVIDPLDGTTNYAHGYPQAAVSIGLLASGKPLVGVVYNPIREELWSAADGLGATLNRVPIRVSRTNNLTNSLLVTGFAYDRRETEDNNYAEFCYLTHLTQGVRRGGSASLDLCDVATGRLDGYWERGLKPWDLLAGVVIVKEAGGFVTAYDGSEFDLDSGRILATNGYIHSQLSNALGNTPHNTAFSFR is encoded by the coding sequence ATGAGCGAATCTTCAAATCTTCTTAAAAAACAAAAACTTCTTGATATTGCTATTTTAGCCGCCCAAGAAGGAGGAGCTATTTTAAAACAATATTGGGGTAAACAATTAGATATTAGAGAAAAAGGTAGGTCTGGAGACTTAATTACAGAAGTAGATCAAAAATCTGAAGAAAAAGTATTAAGTGTCATAAAAAGACATTATCCTGATCATGGTATTCTTGCCGAAGAATCAGGCACAATTGGCATCCAAGAAAGTGAATATTTGTGGGTAATAGATCCTCTTGATGGTACAACAAATTACGCTCATGGTTATCCTCAAGCGGCTGTTTCTATTGGCTTACTGGCTTCGGGAAAACCCTTAGTTGGAGTCGTGTATAATCCCATTCGTGAAGAGTTATGGAGTGCGGCTGACGGTTTAGGGGCAACATTGAATCGTGTACCAATTAGGGTTTCCAGAACAAATAACTTAACAAATAGTTTATTAGTAACAGGCTTTGCTTATGATCGTAGGGAAACAGAAGATAATAACTATGCCGAATTTTGTTATTTGACTCATTTAACTCAGGGAGTAAGGAGAGGAGGAAGTGCATCTTTAGATTTATGTGATGTAGCCACAGGCCGACTGGATGGTTATTGGGAAAGAGGATTAAAACCTTGGGATTTATTAGCGGGAGTTGTAATAGTTAAAGAGGCAGGAGGATTTGTCACTGCCTATGATGGCTCTGAATTCGATTTAGATAGTGGAAGAATATTAGCCACTAATGGTTATATTCATTCTCAACTCAGTAACGCTCTGGGAAATACTCCCCACAATACTGCTTTTTCTTTCCGTTAA
- a CDS encoding carbohydrate ABC transporter permease — MINTLNKQKIILWLGIIFMILFCLAPMLWQVLTSFKTNEAIIKIPTVYFPNLEQLTLEHYFDLGFVFLRYMFNSAFVSLISTILCVVIGAPSAYALARLNLPFKNIILSLVLVVSLFPYVLLFLGLLEIVKFFNLGNNYLSLIIPYTAINLPLTILILRSFFLQLPKDLEDSARIDGYKTTSILWKIVLPLTLPALVTTGILTFIFAWNEFIFALTFITRDSLQTIPIAVAKIGGSSAFEIPYGAIASATILGTLPLIILVLTFQRRIVQGITAGAIKG; from the coding sequence ATGATTAATACATTAAATAAGCAAAAAATTATTTTATGGCTAGGCATAATTTTCATGATACTATTTTGTTTAGCACCAATGTTATGGCAAGTTTTAACTTCTTTTAAAACCAATGAAGCTATAATAAAAATTCCTACAGTTTACTTCCCTAATTTAGAACAATTAACTCTTGAGCATTATTTCGATTTGGGTTTTGTTTTTCTTCGCTATATGTTCAACAGTGCTTTTGTTTCTCTAATTTCCACTATTCTTTGTGTTGTTATTGGTGCACCTTCCGCTTATGCTTTAGCTAGATTAAATTTACCGTTTAAAAATATTATTCTGTCTTTGGTTTTAGTAGTTAGTTTATTTCCTTATGTTTTACTTTTTCTGGGTTTATTAGAAATAGTTAAATTTTTTAATTTAGGTAATAATTATTTATCTTTGATTATTCCTTATACTGCAATTAATTTACCCCTAACTATTTTAATTTTACGCAGTTTCTTCCTACAATTACCAAAGGATTTAGAAGACTCTGCCCGTATAGATGGTTATAAAACAACGTCTATTTTGTGGAAAATTGTTTTACCTCTAACTTTACCTGCTTTGGTGACAACAGGAATTTTAACCTTCATTTTTGCTTGGAATGAGTTTATTTTTGCTCTCACTTTTATCACTAGAGATAGTTTACAAACTATTCCTATCGCTGTGGCTAAAATAGGAGGCAGTAGTGCTTTTGAAATCCCCTACGGTGCGATCGCATCTGCTACCATTTTGGGAACATTACCTCTGATAATACTTGTCTTAACATTTCAACGCCGTATTGTTCAAGGTATTACTGCAGGGGCTATCAAGGGCTAG